In Oncorhynchus kisutch isolate 150728-3 linkage group LG5, Okis_V2, whole genome shotgun sequence, a genomic segment contains:
- the LOC109891219 gene encoding protein canopy homolog 2-like isoform X1 → MMKMWHPLQSLALCVLLALFVNHCQGVRQGQDLKCGACRAMVDEMEWAISQVDPNKMIQTGSFRINPDGSQSIREVPLARSEGNLLELMEEVCERMKDYGERLEPTTSRETYERVTSRNGKPMDLSEAKLDSRVTSSLKFACETIVEQYEDEIIEFFAHETDNVKDKLCSKRTDLCDHALQIPHDEL, encoded by the exons ATG ATGAAGATGTGGCATCCCTTGCAATCACTTGCTCTGTGTGTGCTACTTGCTCTCTTTGTAAACCACTGCCAAGGAGTCAGGCAGGGCCAGGATCTCAAATGTGGAG CGTGTAGGGCCATGGTGGATGAGATGGAGTGGGCAATATCTCAGGTGGATCCTAACAAAATGATCCAGACCGGGTCCTTTAGAATCAACCCAGATGGTAGCCAGTCTATTAGAGAG GTTCCTCTCGCCCGCTCTGAGGGTAACCTCCTGGAGCTAATGGAGGAGGTATGTGAGAGGATGAAGGATTACGGGGAACGCTTGGAACCTACCACCAGCAGGGAGACCTATGAGAGGGTCACGTCTCGGAACGGCAAACCCATGGACCTCTCAGAGGCCAAACTGGATTCCAGAGTCACATCCAGCCTGAAATTTGCT TGTGAGACCATCGTTGAACAATATGAAGACGAGATCATCGAATTCTTTGCCCATGAAACAGACAACGTGAAAGACAAACTCTGCAGCAAGAGAACAG ACCTTTGCGACCATGCTCTGCAAATCCCTCATGATGAGCTATGA
- the LOC109891219 gene encoding protein canopy homolog 2-like isoform X2, translated as MKMWHPLQSLALCVLLALFVNHCQGVRQGQDLKCGACRAMVDEMEWAISQVDPNKMIQTGSFRINPDGSQSIREVPLARSEGNLLELMEEVCERMKDYGERLEPTTSRETYERVTSRNGKPMDLSEAKLDSRVTSSLKFACETIVEQYEDEIIEFFAHETDNVKDKLCSKRTDLCDHALQIPHDEL; from the exons ATGAAGATGTGGCATCCCTTGCAATCACTTGCTCTGTGTGTGCTACTTGCTCTCTTTGTAAACCACTGCCAAGGAGTCAGGCAGGGCCAGGATCTCAAATGTGGAG CGTGTAGGGCCATGGTGGATGAGATGGAGTGGGCAATATCTCAGGTGGATCCTAACAAAATGATCCAGACCGGGTCCTTTAGAATCAACCCAGATGGTAGCCAGTCTATTAGAGAG GTTCCTCTCGCCCGCTCTGAGGGTAACCTCCTGGAGCTAATGGAGGAGGTATGTGAGAGGATGAAGGATTACGGGGAACGCTTGGAACCTACCACCAGCAGGGAGACCTATGAGAGGGTCACGTCTCGGAACGGCAAACCCATGGACCTCTCAGAGGCCAAACTGGATTCCAGAGTCACATCCAGCCTGAAATTTGCT TGTGAGACCATCGTTGAACAATATGAAGACGAGATCATCGAATTCTTTGCCCATGAAACAGACAACGTGAAAGACAAACTCTGCAGCAAGAGAACAG ACCTTTGCGACCATGCTCTGCAAATCCCTCATGATGAGCTATGA
- the LOC109891220 gene encoding citrate synthase, mitochondrial-like, which translates to MPFSSQSHSWACSTLNLHLPSNSGGAPSTRFTPKLLNSTKSTACLFAASRNATTSTNLRDVLLDLVPKEQSRIKNFKTQYGKTNIGSITVDMIYGGMRGMKGLVYETSVLDADEGIRFRGYSIPECQQLLPKAPGGAEPLPEGLFWLLVTGQVPTEEQVNWLSKEWAKRAALPSHVVTMLDNFPTNLHPMSQFSSAITALNSESSFARAYSEGVNKATYWEFVYEDSMDLIAKLPCVAAKIYRNLYREGSSIGAIDSSLDWSHNFTNMLGYSDATFTELMRLYLTIHSDHEGGNVSAHTSHLVGSALSDPYLSFSAAMNGLAGPLHGLANQEVLVWLTALQKEMGGEVSDEAMRDYIWNTLKSGRVVPGYGHAVLRRTDPRYTCQQEFAFKHLPDDPMFKLVHQLYKIVPNVLLEQGKAKNPWPNVDAHSGVLLQYYGMTEMNYYTVLFGVSRALGVLAQLIWSRALGFPLERPKSMSTDGLMNLVGANKSG; encoded by the exons ATGCCTTTTTCCAGCCAATCTCATTCGTGGGCCTGTTCCACTCTCAACCTTCACCTACCATCAAACTCAGGAGGGGCACCTTCAACGAG GTTTACCCCGAAGCTCTTAAATTCAACGAAG AGCACAGCATGTCTCTTCGCCGCTTCCAGAAATGCCACTACATCAACA AACCTGAGAGATGTGCTTTTGGATCTCGTCCCTAAAGAACAGAGTAGGATTAAGAATTTCAAAACGCAGTATGGCAAAACCAACATCGGCTCAATCACTGTGGATATG ATCTACGGTGGGATGAGAGGTATGAAGGGCCTGGTGTATGAGACCTCAGTGCTGGATGCAGATGAG GGAATTCGTTTCCGTGGTTACAGCATTCCAGAGTGCCAGCAGCTGTTGCCCAAGGCTCCAGGAGGTGCCGAGCCACTGCCCGAAGGTCTGTTCTGGCTGCTGGTGACAGGCCAGGTGCCCACAGAGGAACAG GTGAACTGGCTGTCCAAGGAGTGGGCCAAGCGTGCAGCTCTTCCCTCCCACGTGGTCACCATGCTGGATAACTTCCCCACCAACCTCCACCCCATGTCTCAGTTCAGCTCCGCCATCACAGCTCTTAACAGTGAGAGTAGCTTCGCCCGAGCCTACTCCGAGGGAGTCAACAAGGCCACGTACTGGGAG TTTGTCTATGAAGACTCCATGGATCTGATCGCTAAACTGCCATGCGTTGCGGCCAAGATTTACCGCAACCTTTACCGTGAGGGCAGCAGCATCGGCGCCATCGACTCCAGTCTGGACTGGTCCCACAACTTCACCAACATGCTGGGCTACAGCGATGCCACGTTCACTGAGCTCATGCGACTGTACCTCACCATTCACAG TGACCATGAGGGTGGTAATGTGAGTGCCCACACCAGCCACTTAGTGGGCAGTGCCCTGTCTGACCCCTACCTGTCCTTCAGCGCAGCTATGAACGGCTTGGCCGGACCTCTTCATGGACTGGctaaccag GAGGTGCTGGTATGGCTGACGGCCCTGCagaaggagatgggaggagaggtgtCTGACGAGGCCATGAGAGACTACATCTGGAACACCCTCAAGTCTGGAAGG GTGGTTCCAGGTTACGGCCATGCCGTCCTGAGGAGGACAGACCCCAGGTACACCTGCCAGCAGGAGTTTGCCTTCAAGCACCTTCCCGATGACCCCATGTTCAAACTGGTGCACCAACTCTACAAGATCGTGCCCAACGTGCTGCTGGAGCAGGGCAAGGCCAAGAACCCCTGGCCCAATGTGGACGCCCACAGTGGAGTGCTGCTGCAG TACTATGGGATGACAGAGATGAACTACTACACGGTGCTGTTCGGCGTGTCCCGAGCACTGGGGGTGCTGGCCCAGCTGATCTGGAGCCGAGCCCTGGGCTTCCCCCTGGAGCGCCCCAAGTCCATGAGCACGGACGGACTCATGAACCTGGTGGGGGCCAACAAATCCGGGTAA